The Vigna angularis cultivar LongXiaoDou No.4 chromosome 6, ASM1680809v1, whole genome shotgun sequence genome contains the following window.
TAAGAATATCTCTGATGTATTTTTCTACAAAATACGTTTTCCGTGCAAATTGCAGCATTGATTTGTGATGAGTCAGGGAAGCAGGGAGCATGTTGATTGTCAAATTCTGGCTTGAAATCTGAAGTTTTTCAAACGCCACGCCATTGTAACTTTCCTCATATAAGAGTGGTTTTGAAGGGATGACTTAAAAGCTCTATGCCGGGTTCATTACGAGCAGAAAAATGAGTGATGCAGAAGTTCAATTTTATTCCGCAGGAACAACGAAGAAATCAGATAGCCAAAAAATTTATCATGGTAGAGATCCCAATCATGGAAGTAACTTTTGGATTGATGGGCTTATTTGTGCTTTTGAATATGTTCGAGGACAAAACAGATCAGCTAAATGGAGGTCCTCATCAAATACCGCAGACAGACTACAGGTTAATGGGCAACAACATTCAAAGATGCATGCCCCTTCTGATGGTTTAAAGGAGGCTTCTTCCTTGAGACCGGATAAAAACAAGTTGTCAGATCTTTCGTCTGTAAATGTCTCACGGGACAGTGTGTTTGGTGCCTCTGATGACGACAAGGAGAGCCAGGTTCGTCAGGCTGGCCAGTCTAGAAAGTATGATGGTGGGCATTGGGTACCCATTGGATGGGCAAGAATTTCTGAACTTGTCCAAACAGTTCAGGTTGATGCTGTATGGTCTTCTCATCAATTTGAGTTTGAGGATTCTGAAGATGATTTTACTGTAGCAGATTTGGCGGCTCCCTACTGGGAGCGTCCGGCTGGGCCTATTTGGTGGTGCCATGTTTCTGCTGGTCACCCCAATGTTGAGGCTTGGCTCAACAATGCTCAATGGCTACATCCTGCTGTTAGTCTAGCTTTGAGAGACGAAAATAGACTTATAAGTGACCGGATGAAACACCTCTTCTATGAGGTACTTAGCATTTTCAACATTGGCAAttgttagttttaaaaaatgctATTATTTGGCAATCTACATTGGGATCTTTGTTTGCTAAACGCATTTACACGCAACAAATCAAGCATACATATAACTGTTGGAAATTTGGATCTTTAGTTATGTGTTTTAGTACTAAGTAGAACGAAGACCGGTAGCAGCCTAGCAGAGACCAATAAATCCCATGCTATTGTCTTTAGTTTTTCGAGAAAATGATAAAGAAGTCATTTTGGGAAAAGCCAGCATCAAGAGCTTGAATCCTTGTACTAACTTGATAGTTTTAGTATAAGTATATATTATAGCAACAAAACTTTAGGGATGTGATATGGTGCATTTTTTAGAAGTTTGCCAAGAAAAATAAGATCTGAGACTTTGtaaatcaagaaatcacaaaaaacaaactagaagaataaaaaagtaaacCTTGGGTTCCTTAGGCATTAAACCTCAGTCTGGATTGTGTCACACAACCAGCAGGTAGCTGTTTTTTCTGAAAGAAATCCATATAGGAACATTTGCTGTGTTGTCGACTGTGGTATTGGTACACATTATTCATGGTCCCCCAAAAGGACCTTCAGCACACATGGTGGGTCTTCCCCTCGTAATAGGGTTGGTTGATTGTATATCAAACGTGACCTTACTAAGATTAGATTCTTGGATCACTTAGTTAAAGAGAGACAAGTTACTTCTATTTGTGCCAACCATTGATGGTAAAACAAATATGACTGTTTAAGTAGACATTCAATGACTGGGACTGCCCCCCCACCCCAAAGAAAGCCTCCAATGACCCCATTGCGACTTTTCCTTGAAAACGGGTCTAAATTATTGATTGGAATTATCTCTTATTTGTAGGTCCCAGTTAGAGTTGCGGGAGGGCTGTTATTTGAGCTCTTGGGACAATCAGCTGGTGATCCTCTTGTTGAAGAAGATGACATTCCTATTGTTCTTAGGTCTTGGCAAGCACAGAACTTCCTTGTAACTGTAATGCATGTAAAAGGATCTGTGTCAAGGATAAATGCTTTAGGTATAACAGAAGTTCAGGTTGTTCTTGCTCTCTGGCCTCTATTTACacactaatattatttttgaaagcTGTAATTCATTCAGTGACCCACTATGGCAGGAGCTTCTCTCAGCTGGAGGGTATAATGTGCCGAGAACAGTGCATGAAGTTATAGCACATCTTGCTTGCCGCCTCTCTCGATGGGATGATAGGTAATGACAGCAttgttatttgtatttttttttttactagtgaaaaaCGGGTTTTCCTTCGTATTTGAAGCTGGTAAAGCTCGCATGAAACAATATgttagaaacaaataaaaagaaaatggcAATCTGTattaagaaagaagagaaatgtATTACAGACGTGTATTCTGCAATACCTTGCAGGCTCTGCTTCTATTTCCGGTTAGGGTTTGATCAACTAACTCTTGAAGCTTTACATATACATGTCAGTCTCATgtctcaatatttttttctactttctATTCTTAAGTATAAACTTtgttaaataagtttttctGTTTGTATTTTAAAGGAGATTAGAAAGATCTTTTGTTCTTGTTAGTTTGCAAATATTTTCTTACTACATACCGCacttgagaaaaaaatgaagtggTTCATATTTGCCATCATGTCATGCACTCATGTTTTGCCTTTCTCCTTTGTAAATAGTTTCTAGCTCTTATATGCCATCATTGCATGCGTTCATGTTTCCCTTTCTCCTCTATAAACAATTTGTAGCATGTAGGCTTGTGCATTGTGATTATATAGATCTAAGCTAAGTTAATTAAaatgacgttttttttttctgaatttaaTATAATGGTTTCCTTGCATTTTGGATGGTCCAAATTTGATTTGATGTGTATcaataggaaaagaaaatgcacTAAAgaggaaaaatacaaaataggAAATAGAGAAATAGGTATGAAATGAATAGGAAAATGGACAATTGAAAATACTCACCAGCTTAGATGAATTTCTAGAGGGCCCAAGATTccgtaattttcaaattaattgcTTGTAGTGAATTTCAATCAATACAACGCTCAGAAGAGGATACAATACTAAGGACAAGCTTTCAATCCAAAAAATCGGAGAGTTTTGATATGGTTCTCATGCTGAAAACCACCTGTACTTTAACTCAACATGACTCCTAAACTTATTAGTACTGATACTCGTCCCACTTATATTTTACACTCGGTATCCACCCGACatacataattaattacatatgATTAAGATAATGAATGTAATTATAAACAATCTTTTATATGTGGTTAAAAGTTTCATGAGGTTATTTGAAATATCTGATAGTGATTAACTTTGCCTCAGAAGTTGGTTAATAGTATCGTGCGGTTCTTGACTCTCACATGCCGTTACCCACTTGAGTAAAAATGATAGTTTCATCGGATAAGTGGCTATGATTTAAGAGGGAAGGAATGTGATTATATGCAATTATGAATGTGGTTATTATTGTCATGAATCTATTGAAATATCTAATCATGGCTATCTTTGTCTCGCAAATGATTAATAGAgtcataaaatgtttaatagtGGTTAATTTTTCCTCACTAATGGTTGATATCAACcatatatcataattatatagTCATATGTATTTACTTTTAAccatttataagattaattaatcatatttatgcATTTAGTTAATCTTGTTTTCGGTTGGGAACTGGGTGGACAAAATCTGGAAGTACGCTGATCTTTATTCTGGAACTCACCTAACTCTCCATGTTattgattctttattttttaagttaccTGGAGCTATGGATGCGTCTAAAAGTATTTCCTAATTCtggaaaacaagaaaaaaatgaaaaatcagtCAGAAGTAGGTTAGGTCTTGCTTCTAGTAACATAACTTCAGATGTTTGAGGGTGACTTAagtttgtaaatattattacatattcTAAAAGAGAAGCAATCAAGGATATGAAAAAAGAGAGTTACTGTTTATGGAACATAAAAAAGGAATATACTGTGTTGTCTATCAGTTCTGACTGTTATCCACAAAAGATAGTAAAATGTGGATTGCCAGGTTAGGTTTTGTTGCATTTCGCTATTAAATTTTGTACTTTAGATTTGTTGACTTTTACCACCTCCTACTTTATTGTACCGGGCATATTGTTCCTTAGGAATGTCCTAAAGATGGACAATGTACCTCATGCTTGCATTGATGTTCCAGCACACTCTTTTTTCCAACTTTATGTAAACTTGAAGTCATGTTACTTTGGTTTGacatttgttttagtttttcagGTTATTCCGTAAATCTATATTTGGGGCGGCAGATGAGATTGAATTGAAGTTTATGAACAGGTTTTTAAATGTGCAATGTGTGTGAATTCAAGTCATTTCATTCTTGTCCTATAAACTGTCTTGCACTAAGTTGTTAGTTTTGTCTTTGACTAGGAGAAACCATGAAGATTTGAATCTTTTCATCTTAATCTTAAATCAAGAAATCAGAAAGTTATCAACACAGGTATGTCCTAAAGATACATCCATAGACAAGGTGCTGATTTCATGATTAGGATGGAAATgcatttttgtttaattattatttcactCAGTAATAGGAGACTAAACGATGGTTAAGATTTTCAATCGGTTGTAGTTCAAAGGTTGATGTTGCCGTTGCAGGTTTAGTAGTTCACTTAACCAATAAAATAGTACttaatgttagattatacagGAACTGTATGCTTAAACTAGACAACGCTAgggtttatttatatttctcaaTATTGGTTACGAGTAATATACTTCATCATATACATTATTTCCTAggtctttctatttttctaacTACGGAATTAAAAGTGGTAAGTTTTCATGGGAAAATGTTTGACAAATACCCCCTCCCCCATTGATGATTTCAATACAATCTTACGgtgatttcttaaaaaaaataaattctactTACTGATTTCTTTATCTGTGCCCTTTGGGCACTCATTAGCAGAACCATTAACAATTGTTTTGGAAGAGATTCAAATTCTGAGGGATAATTTGAATCAAACATGCTTGAAAGTAAGTAGTTTGATTTAGTGTTGGCTTGTTAATTAACCAGATGTACTTAATCCAGAAATCAATTAAGCTCAACATTGGCCTAATGCTGCTGGagtcttttaattatattgatttattttccTAGAAGCAATTCATAATGGTCAAATCATTACACAGAAGCTTTTTACAACATTTGTGTTTCATTGCAGGTTATCAGAGTGAAGTGGTCCCTCCATGCAAGAGAAGAGATTGTCTTTGAGCTTCTCCAACATCTAAAAGGAAATGGAGCAAGAAACCTGCTAGAGGGAATAAAAAAGAGCACAAGAGAAATGATCGAGGAGCAAGAAGCAGTTCGCGGCCGTCTGTTTACCATTCAAGATGTCATGCAGAGCACTGTTCGAGCTTGGTTACAGGTATCAATGCTTCAGAACCTTCATTTAGAACACTTTCCTTACTTTCAGACAGTAGCTAGAACAACTTTATTTTGCTCACCCTAGATTTACATGACAATTATCTTGCATCTGCTGAATACCTATCCAGGATAAAAGCCTTCGGGTAACCCATAATTTAGCTGTATTTGGTGGTGTTGGTGTTGTACTCACCATCGTTACTGGGTTATTTGGGATCAACGTTGATGGGATACCTGGGGCAGAAAATACACCATATGCATTTGGTGTTTTTACAGCCATCCTTGTCTTCCTTGGAGTAGTGCTGATTGCAGTTGGCATGGTTTACCTTGGGCTGAAAAACCCCGTTGCTGAAGAACAGGTTGAAGTTAGGAAGCTCGAGCTGCAAGAATTGGTGAAGATGTTTCAGCATGAAGCAGAGACTCACGCCCAAGTCAGGAAAAACATTTCTCCCAAAAACTTACCCCCTACAGCTGGTGATGCTTTCCGTAGTGGTGCGGATTATCTTGTCATACAATAGAGATACTAATACTATAATTGTCCAAAAGATTGCTCAACATCAATCACTTTTAGTGTTAAGGTTGTTTCAAGTTTGAAGTTAAAGCATGAATTTGCTTATTCTCATGCTTTGGTGTGTGTGAAGGAATCCTCAACCGTTGCCTGCCATTGGTAGGTCTCAAAGTCTCAACAAAGCCAAAATTCTTGTAGCCTTTGATCTGAGTTCTTCAATTAGTGTATTAGAAGTTTATATGAATTGAATATTTGTACACCTCGTAGGTCATCTTTAGTTTACCTGAATTTGCAGACGGGTGCCAATTTAATGTACATATAGAGGAATTTCTCTATAAATATCAAAGTGAAAGATGTGATTCTAGCGAGACTATAAAATTTCTAGTTTTACTACGTTGAAGTGGAATTTGTAACTTTTTACTACCTATATTTCTTCAAGTAGAATTACGTTGAAGGAACAATTGGTAGTTGTTACCTCAATCAGGCTCTATACAGACTCGTTTGTATTTCGAAGTGTAACACTAATAAGACAGGAGATAGaatttttggattatatatCGCCCGGTTTGAATTGGTTTCTAACTTAAAGAGAGCTTTTATAATACtactaagtatttttttttctgtaacataattcatttttttttgtaacatAATTCATTGAcaagttatataaaaaatttcctGAGAAATTTAAgatcattaaattatttttatctctcaAAAACGGTTTTATTTATAGAACTTATCCTTTTTACACTTATTCCACTATAAACATTTAGAGAAGCTTATTCAACCTGACTCGTGTTCTAACCTTTTCCGTTCATTAATTTCAACTCTCGTTAATTTTGTGGGTGAGCATCAGGTGTTTGTATTTCTCTTTTTCCCGAAAATTATTTAACATGGCAAGTGACGTTTGCAATATGAACTTAATATAAACAATCAATTTCTGACGCAAAGTTGTAAGCTTTTGTGCTAAAGTAagaaatttagaataaatatgtactaaaataattttttgtgaaACTTAAAAGATACGCAGCACGCCTTTATCCTTAAATTTTAATGGGAACTATATAATCAATTCGACACAAGAATAGTGCCAAAATATCCTGTATTCTCATGTCAAGTAACATTATCTTCAAGGTTCGATTGTTGGATAATGGAATGTTCTTATAAACGTTTGTAGGAAAAGTCAAAAAGACAAATTCCTCCTTTGTAAAATGCCATATGAATCATTTAAGAAGGGACCTTGCAAGATGTTCCCTGGCTGTGGCCAATGCTTGACTTAGTGTCTGCAATGCAAAGAAATACACACATTCCTCAGATTAGTGAATTTAAtgtcaattttcatttttggtatTAAAGTGAAGGATGTAACGTACCTGTTCAGACAAAGGAGCACCAGAATCTATACTATTGCTAGCAACTTTCCCAGCTATAACATTTGGATCAGTTTCAAGAATGATACTGCACAAAATGTGACGACATGAAATTTATGTGACACACGGGTGGAGCCAAGAAAAAGGTAGAGCAGATATAATAAGGAGAGAAGTGCAGAGGTGAAAATGTGTGCCATTTTCAAGATAAATGTGATTTAAGATCTGATACCACTAGTATTCCAAAACAGTACCAAGGGACCTCCGAAATCACAAAGGCAGCTGAAGCATCAAGGTCCTACAACTATACGTGTACTGTACATTTTCCCACGGAAAACCAGGGGGTAAAACATTTAAGGAGTAGCAACACAATTAACTTATAACCAAGTCAAGTGAAGTCTTTTAAGGTTAAGTCATGATCTCTGAAAATGCATGGCTTGCTGGAACTTTTATCCAAAACATCCAAAGAACCTACCACTTCATTCAAAATGTGCCATCTTTTTGTTTAGCAGGGGAAAAAACATATATCTTACCGAGGGCATGTGGTTGgcttaaaaatgaaaagaacttAAAAATAGATGTCATCCTGAGAACAACTCAGCGGAAATGTCATATGTATACAAATTCCACCCTTGCTGTTGAACTGTATAGATCTTGTCAAAGTGACATTTATTGTCTCATTGATCACGCTCCTGAGCTATCGAAAATTGATGCAAGCCAGTTTACTACTTGAACATTTGAATGTTTAGAAAATTTGAATTCAAGAGTATCATGATGAACTTAGAAAGCCCCAACTCTGGTATTCAAGTTCCTTCCTAGCAGAATAACAGTTCAAAGAAGTTTCTTTTGCTTTCATGGTGAAAATTTACAATTCTAATAATTTAACCGCATTAAAAGAATCTCTGATGTATCAAATAGCTGCTACTGTTTGCATGTTGGAAGAAGTGGGAAGAGCAAGAGAAGTCA
Protein-coding sequences here:
- the LOC108343299 gene encoding uncharacterized protein LOC108343299 isoform X3, giving the protein MSDAEVQFYSAGTTKKSDSQKIYHGRDPNHGSNFWIDGLICAFEYVRGQNRSAKWRSSSNTADRLQVNGQQHSKMHAPSDGLKEASSLRPDKNKLSDLSSVNVSRDSVFGASDDDKESQVRQAGQSRKYDGGHWVPIGWARISELVQTVQVDAVWSSHQFEFEDSEDDFTVADLAAPYWERPAGPIWWCHVSAGHPNVEAWLNNAQWLHPAVSLALRDENRLISDRMKHLFYEVPVRVAGGLLFELLGQSAGDPLVEEDDIPIVLRSWQAQNFLVTVMHVKGSVSRINALGITEVQELLSAGGYNVPRTVHEVIAHLACRLSRWDDRLFRKSIFGAADEIELKFMNRRNHEDLNLFILILNQEIRKLSTQVIRVKWSLHAREEIVFELLQHLKGNGARNLLEGIKKSTREMIEEQEAVRGRLFTIQDVMQSTVRAWLQDKSLRVTHNLAVFGGVGVVLTIVTGLFGINVDGIPGAENTPYAFGVFTAILVFLGVVLIAVGMVYLGLKNPVAEEQVEVRKLELQELVKMFQHEAETHAQVRKNISPKNLPPTAGDAFRSGADYLVIQ
- the LOC108343299 gene encoding uncharacterized protein LOC108343299 isoform X2; protein product: MSDAEVQFYSAGTTKKSDSQKIYHGRDPNHGSNFWIDGLICAFEYVRGQNRSAKWRSSSNTADRLQVNGQQHSKMHAPSDGLKEASSLRPDKNKLSDLSSVNVSRDSVFGASDDDKESQVRQAGQSRKYDGGHWVPIGWARISELVQTVQVDAVWSSHQFEFEDSEDDFTVADLAAPYWERPAGPIWWCHVSAGHPNVEAWLNNAQWLHPAVSLALRDENRLISDRMKHLFYEVPVRVAGGLLFELLGQSAGDPLVEEDDIPIVLRSWQAQNFLVTVMHVKGSVSRINALGITEVQELLSAGGYNVPRTVHEVIAHLACRLSRWDDRLCFYFRLGFDQLTLEALHIHFFRLFRKSIFGAADEIELKFMNRNHEDLNLFILILNQEIRKLSTQVIRVKWSLHAREEIVFELLQHLKGNGARNLLEGIKKSTREMIEEQEAVRGRLFTIQDVMQSTVRAWLQDKSLRVTHNLAVFGGVGVVLTIVTGLFGINVDGIPGAENTPYAFGVFTAILVFLGVVLIAVGMVYLGLKNPVAEEQVEVRKLELQELVKMFQHEAETHAQVRKNISPKNLPPTAGDAFRSGADYLVIQ
- the LOC108343299 gene encoding uncharacterized protein LOC108343299 isoform X1 yields the protein MSDAEVQFYSAGTTKKSDSQKIYHGRDPNHGSNFWIDGLICAFEYVRGQNRSAKWRSSSNTADRLQVNGQQHSKMHAPSDGLKEASSLRPDKNKLSDLSSVNVSRDSVFGASDDDKESQVRQAGQSRKYDGGHWVPIGWARISELVQTVQVDAVWSSHQFEFEDSEDDFTVADLAAPYWERPAGPIWWCHVSAGHPNVEAWLNNAQWLHPAVSLALRDENRLISDRMKHLFYEVPVRVAGGLLFELLGQSAGDPLVEEDDIPIVLRSWQAQNFLVTVMHVKGSVSRINALGITEVQELLSAGGYNVPRTVHEVIAHLACRLSRWDDRLCFYFRLGFDQLTLEALHIHFFRLFRKSIFGAADEIELKFMNRRNHEDLNLFILILNQEIRKLSTQVIRVKWSLHAREEIVFELLQHLKGNGARNLLEGIKKSTREMIEEQEAVRGRLFTIQDVMQSTVRAWLQDKSLRVTHNLAVFGGVGVVLTIVTGLFGINVDGIPGAENTPYAFGVFTAILVFLGVVLIAVGMVYLGLKNPVAEEQVEVRKLELQELVKMFQHEAETHAQVRKNISPKNLPPTAGDAFRSGADYLVIQ
- the LOC108343299 gene encoding uncharacterized protein LOC108343299 isoform X4, which codes for MSDAEVQFYSAGTTKKSDSQKIYHGRDPNHGSNFWIDGLICAFEYVRGQNRSAKWRSSSNTADRLQVNGQQHSKMHAPSDGLKEASSLRPDKNKLSDLSSVNVSRDSVFGASDDDKESQVRQAGQSRKYDGGHWVPIGWARISELVQTVQVDAVWSSHQFEFEDSEDDFTVADLAAPYWERPAGPIWWCHVSAGHPNVEAWLNNAQWLHPAVSLALRDENRLISDRMKHLFYEVPVRVAGGLLFELLGQSAGDPLVEEDDIPIVLRSWQAQNFLVTVMHVKGSVSRINALGITEVQELLSAGGYNVPRTVHEVIAHLACRLSRWDDRLFRKSIFGAADEIELKFMNRNHEDLNLFILILNQEIRKLSTQVIRVKWSLHAREEIVFELLQHLKGNGARNLLEGIKKSTREMIEEQEAVRGRLFTIQDVMQSTVRAWLQDKSLRVTHNLAVFGGVGVVLTIVTGLFGINVDGIPGAENTPYAFGVFTAILVFLGVVLIAVGMVYLGLKNPVAEEQVEVRKLELQELVKMFQHEAETHAQVRKNISPKNLPPTAGDAFRSGADYLVIQ